The Candidatus Obscuribacterales bacterium genome segment TAATGAGCTCCATAGAATCAGGGTTTTAAGGAGAGTCCATCTATACTCTGCTTCACGTAGCCTGCATCCTAGGCATCAGTAGAGAAACATATTCGGCAGCTCCATGGTAAGCGCCGGCTTGGATAGGGGGTCATCAACCTGTAGTCTCCTAAGAGAGGGCTGCAACGTTACTGCCTAGATAAATCGTAGTAATTAATACATTGAGCGTGGCGATCTAGGTGTTTCAAGCAAGACGACGTTACTTGTTCCCTCCCGTAGTGCTGTATGCAAAATTCTTACCAGGTTTTACTTGTCGAAGGCGATCGCCTCAACCGATCCTCTATGGTTCAGTGGCTTCGACAATCGCTGCTGCCGCTGACGATTGATGCTGTAGACACCCAGAAAACAGCGACCCATCATTTGCGATCGCGCTCCTACGATCTCCTGCTCATGGGAGTGTCACCCAATCCACCGAAAGCCTTTCAATTAAGTCCCCTCAAAGCGATCGCCCCCGATCTCCCCATCATTGCCCTTGGGCACCTGCAGCACTACGACCACCTCACCGCTGCGCTACAGCAAGGTGCTCACAGCTATCTGATTTACAGTCGCATCGATGCTGATCTCCTAGAGGTGACCCTGCGCAACGCCCTACAGCTACCGGTTGTGGCAGCATCGGCGGCCCAGTTGAGCATCGCGATCCCCGGCAATCACTGCATCGATCATCCCCTGCGCATGATCACCGACACCCTGCCAGGGGTGGTATTTCAGTACCATCTATCGCGGGATCATCAGCATCAGCTGAATTTCATTAGCGAGGGTGTTCAGACTCTCTTTGGCTATTCTGCAGAGTTCGTGCTGGCGGATGTGAATCGCTTTTGGGACTTAATCCTCCCCGATGACGCGGAGTTGCTACAGCTAGTTTTCGAACAATCTCAACAAAACCTCACGCCTATCCAGCAGGATTTTCGCATCCGATCTAGGGATGGTTCCGTGAAATGGGTACAAGCGCGTTCCAAGCCGACTCGCCAAGCCGATGGAACGATCACTTGGTGCGGTATTCT includes the following:
- a CDS encoding PAS domain-containing protein; this translates as MQNSYQVLLVEGDRLNRSSMVQWLRQSLLPLTIDAVDTQKTATHHLRSRSYDLLLMGVSPNPPKAFQLSPLKAIAPDLPIIALGHLQHYDHLTAALQQGAHSYLIYSRIDADLLEVTLRNALQLPVVAASAAQLSIAIPGNHCIDHPLRMITDTLPGVVFQYHLSRDHQHQLNFISEGVQTLFGYSAEFVLADVNRFWDLILPDDAELLQLVFEQSQQNLTPIQQDFRIRSRDGSVKWVQARSKPTRQADGTITWCGILLDISDRKRLEEKQQQDQAALQQVTEQFEAIASNLPGTVIRYLLRPDGSDQILYANPNCRELWELDVVQIQQDISLLWQQVHPDDLGDMQASIYASAHSLETWRHEWRITTPSGQKKWVEGVGRPSQQADGSVIWDTVFLDISDRKAAEAALQTLEATHRVLIEAVPDLLLTIRAD